In the genome of Sphingomonas naphthae, one region contains:
- a CDS encoding DUF808 domain-containing protein: MPGGLVALLDDIAALTKLAAASLDDVGAAAGKAGSKALGVVVDDAAVTPRYVTGLSPKRELPIIGKIALGSIRNKLLILLPAALLLSAFAPWAITPLLMCGGAFLCFEGAEKVIGAFQGGHGAEETETFDDPAHLEQSKVAGAVRTDLILSAEIMAIALADVAAEPIWEQAIVLAIVGIGITVGVYGVVGLIVKLDDIGLHLAKKSSAAVRATGRGMVKAMPIVMEVLAIVGTAAMLWVGGGILLHGAEVLGWATPAHIVHHWGEVAAHALPAIGGLIGWAVGALAAGIVGLVVGGVLALGIHKIRH; this comes from the coding sequence ATGCCCGGCGGACTGGTTGCCCTCCTCGACGATATCGCCGCGCTCACCAAGCTGGCCGCCGCCTCGCTCGACGATGTCGGCGCGGCCGCCGGCAAGGCGGGCAGCAAGGCGCTGGGCGTGGTGGTGGACGATGCCGCCGTCACCCCGCGCTACGTCACCGGGCTCAGCCCGAAGCGCGAGCTGCCGATCATCGGCAAGATCGCGCTGGGATCGATCCGCAACAAATTGCTGATCCTGCTGCCCGCCGCCTTGCTGCTGAGCGCCTTCGCGCCTTGGGCGATCACGCCGCTGTTGATGTGCGGTGGCGCCTTCCTCTGCTTCGAGGGGGCCGAGAAGGTGATCGGCGCCTTTCAGGGCGGGCATGGCGCGGAAGAAACCGAGACGTTCGACGACCCCGCCCATCTCGAGCAATCGAAGGTCGCGGGCGCGGTCCGCACCGACCTGATCCTGTCGGCCGAGATTATGGCGATCGCGCTGGCCGACGTCGCCGCCGAGCCGATCTGGGAACAGGCGATCGTGCTGGCCATCGTCGGCATCGGCATCACCGTCGGCGTCTATGGCGTGGTCGGGCTGATCGTGAAGCTCGACGATATCGGGCTGCATCTCGCCAAGAAATCGAGCGCGGCGGTGCGCGCCACCGGGCGCGGCATGGTGAAGGCGATGCCGATCGTGATGGAGGTGCTGGCGATCGTCGGCACCGCCGCGATGCTGTGGGTCGGCGGCGGCATCCTGCTCCACGGCGCCGAGGTACTGGGCTGGGCGACGCCCGCGCACATCGTCCACCATTGGGGCGAGGTCGCGGCCCATGCGCTGCCCGCGATCGGCGGCCTGATCGGCTGGGCGGTCGGCGCGCTGGCGGCGGGCATCGTCGGGTTGGTGGTCGGCGGCGTGCTGGCGCTGGGGATCCACAAGATCAGGCACTAG
- a CDS encoding alpha/beta fold hydrolase, translating to MADYPVHHFQADDGERLAYRELGQGVPLILIHGLFSNGWTNWIRYGHADLIAAKGFRVIMPDLRGHGESAAPHDPAAYPPDVLMQDGLALVRHLGVEADYRLAGYSLGGRTALRMLVKGARPKQAVLCGMGLQGIIDTGGRVGFFREVLEGVGTHKRLSPQWMAEAFLKTTGGDPQAMLPLLDSFVSTTEAELDSIDLPVRVVCGVDDHDNGSAEALADRLPHGSFAAIPGNHMSAVLKAELGREIADFLEP from the coding sequence ATCGCCGATTACCCCGTCCATCATTTCCAGGCCGACGATGGCGAGCGCCTCGCATATCGCGAACTCGGGCAGGGCGTGCCGCTGATCCTGATCCACGGCCTGTTCTCGAACGGCTGGACCAACTGGATCCGCTACGGCCATGCGGATCTCATCGCGGCCAAGGGCTTTCGCGTCATCATGCCCGATCTGCGCGGCCATGGCGAAAGCGCCGCCCCGCACGATCCCGCGGCCTATCCGCCCGACGTGCTGATGCAGGACGGGCTCGCGCTGGTGCGCCATCTGGGTGTCGAGGCGGATTACCGGCTGGCGGGCTATTCGCTGGGCGGCCGCACCGCGCTGCGGATGCTGGTGAAGGGTGCGCGGCCGAAGCAGGCGGTGCTGTGCGGCATGGGGCTACAGGGCATCATCGACACCGGCGGCCGGGTCGGCTTCTTCCGCGAGGTGCTGGAAGGCGTCGGCACGCACAAGCGCCTATCCCCGCAATGGATGGCCGAGGCGTTCCTCAAGACGACCGGCGGCGATCCGCAGGCGATGCTGCCCCTGCTCGACAGCTTCGTCAGCACGACCGAGGCCGAACTCGATTCGATTGACCTGCCGGTGCGCGTGGTGTGCGGGGTGGACGATCACGACAATGGATCGGCCGAGGCATTGGCCGATCGCCTGCCGCACGGCAGCTTCGCCGCCATCCCCGGCAACCATATGAGCGCCGTGCTGAAAGCCGAGCTGGGACGCGAGATCGCGGACTTCCTGGAGCCCTGA
- a CDS encoding sensor domain-containing diguanylate cyclase: protein MFLVAMLALIGMMLSGAMLIAWRDFGRPRHALIWALGFGCAALQWTLNAIIVYFRLPGGPPAQPLGFLYIGMTAFVLLGVRARAGYRGRRLWLFLGWAAAVLSVPALTYLYPHRGLATLLPKIFTTAVLTIAALSVVPRGRPATSAERGMILLLGLYAISEMTLGLVGMAGGAAPSREMIRFYRRMSELMTPAAFTGTGLFAVFLIAADLSTRMKRLASTDPLTGLLNRRGLDEAIAQLARRHARTPLSGSVVVADLDSFKALNDRFGHPVGDRVLRLFARLVRDHSRRGELVARIGGEEFALVLPAVSAAEATIRAEELRLLTAAARLAEEPDLAVTASFGVAALAGGGGQVAPAVQDAIARADTALIRAKGEGRDRVLQEDAADRNGAVSG, encoded by the coding sequence TTGTTCCTGGTCGCCATGCTGGCGTTGATCGGCATGATGCTGTCGGGCGCCATGCTCATCGCGTGGCGCGATTTTGGCCGTCCGCGCCATGCGCTGATCTGGGCGCTGGGCTTCGGCTGCGCGGCGCTGCAATGGACGCTCAACGCCATCATCGTCTATTTCCGGTTGCCCGGCGGGCCGCCGGCCCAGCCGCTCGGCTTCCTCTACATCGGGATGACGGCGTTCGTGCTGCTCGGCGTGCGGGCGCGGGCGGGCTATCGCGGGCGGCGGCTGTGGCTGTTTCTCGGCTGGGCGGCGGCGGTGCTGTCGGTGCCGGCCTTGACCTATCTTTACCCGCATCGTGGTCTCGCGACCCTGCTGCCGAAGATCTTCACGACCGCCGTGCTGACGATCGCCGCGCTGTCGGTCGTGCCGCGCGGCCGGCCGGCGACCTCGGCCGAGCGCGGCATGATCCTGCTGCTCGGTCTCTACGCCATTTCCGAGATGACCCTCGGCCTCGTCGGCATGGCGGGCGGCGCCGCGCCCAGCCGCGAGATGATCCGCTTCTACCGCCGCATGTCCGAACTGATGACGCCGGCCGCCTTCACCGGCACGGGCCTGTTCGCGGTGTTCCTGATCGCCGCCGATCTTTCGACCCGCATGAAGCGGCTCGCCAGCACCGATCCGCTGACCGGCCTGCTCAACCGGCGCGGGCTGGACGAGGCGATCGCCCAACTCGCCCGGCGGCACGCCCGCACGCCGCTGTCGGGCAGCGTCGTCGTCGCCGATCTCGACAGTTTCAAGGCGCTCAACGACCGGTTCGGCCATCCCGTGGGCGATCGGGTGCTGCGCCTGTTCGCCCGGCTGGTGCGCGATCACAGCCGGCGCGGCGAACTGGTCGCGCGGATCGGCGGCGAGGAATTCGCGCTCGTCCTGCCCGCCGTCTCCGCCGCCGAGGCGACGATACGCGCCGAGGAATTGCGCCTCCTCACCGCCGCCGCCCGCCTGGCCGAGGAGCCCGATCTCGCCGTCACCGCCAGCTTCGGCGTCGCGGCGCTGGCGGGGGGCGGGGGGCAGGTGGCCCCTGCGGTGCAGGACGCCATCGCCCGCGCCGACACCGCGCTGATCCGCGCCAAGGGCGAGGGGCGCGACCGGGTGTTGCAGGAGGATGCCGCCGATCGAAACGGGGCCGTAAGCGGTTAA
- a CDS encoding sensor domain-containing diguanylate cyclase, giving the protein MLVALVTISAMIAVILAIAWRDFGRPRHALTWAIGFTLASVAWGMAIVQLAAPDFAWLLAIMATGLTAWSNAAVAIGYRQRGSQPPLVWPLVGLGAIVTFADAVLAGVGGLEGLRAAIPVLFATFTMGLAASALTGRRAGERAAERVTMLVLLTLAMFHLVTAALALTVSGPELHGDLAVFMQARLLVTPAALTATGLFSVFLLAADLADRMRRLAASDPLTGILNRRGFEEAAMLLLDSARRQGRPVTLVLADIDRFKQINDAHGHAAGDRALQLFAERVGASIRRRDLFGRIGGEEFAIILPDTPIEDARVAIDKLRLEVAGYDAGELAEPVPITASFGITAFRPGEDRTLAKMMARADSALYSSKRGGRNMVTLIA; this is encoded by the coding sequence GTGCTGGTAGCCCTGGTCACGATCAGCGCGATGATCGCGGTGATCCTCGCCATCGCGTGGCGCGATTTCGGCCGCCCGCGCCATGCGCTCACCTGGGCGATCGGCTTCACCCTCGCCTCGGTCGCCTGGGGCATGGCGATCGTGCAGCTGGCCGCGCCGGACTTCGCCTGGCTGCTCGCGATCATGGCGACGGGGCTGACCGCCTGGTCCAACGCGGCGGTCGCGATCGGCTATCGCCAGCGCGGCAGCCAGCCGCCGCTCGTGTGGCCCCTGGTCGGGCTTGGCGCGATCGTCACCTTCGCCGACGCGGTGCTGGCGGGAGTCGGCGGGCTGGAGGGGCTGCGCGCCGCCATCCCGGTGCTGTTCGCCACCTTCACCATGGGCCTCGCCGCCTCGGCGCTCACCGGCCGCCGCGCGGGCGAGCGTGCGGCCGAGCGGGTGACGATGCTGGTGCTGTTGACGCTCGCGATGTTCCACCTCGTCACCGCCGCGCTGGCGCTCACCGTCTCCGGCCCCGAGCTGCACGGCGATCTCGCGGTGTTCATGCAGGCGCGGCTGCTGGTGACCCCTGCGGCACTGACCGCGACGGGCCTCTTCTCGGTCTTCCTGCTGGCGGCCGACCTCGCCGATCGGATGCGGCGGCTCGCCGCGAGCGACCCGCTGACCGGCATCCTCAACCGGCGTGGCTTCGAGGAAGCGGCGATGCTGCTGCTCGACAGCGCGCGGCGTCAGGGCCGCCCTGTCACGCTGGTGCTGGCCGACATCGATCGCTTCAAGCAGATCAACGATGCCCACGGCCATGCGGCGGGCGACCGCGCGCTGCAACTCTTCGCCGAGCGGGTCGGCGCCTCGATCCGCCGCCGCGACCTGTTTGGCCGGATCGGCGGCGAGGAATTCGCCATCATCCTGCCCGACACCCCGATCGAGGACGCGCGCGTCGCCATCGACAAGCTGCGGCTGGAAGTGGCGGGCTACGACGCCGGCGAACTGGCAGAGCCTGTGCCGATCACCGCCAGCTTCGGCATCACCGCCTTCCGCCCCGGCGAGGATCGCACGCTCGCCAAGATGATGGCACGCGCCGACAGCGCGCTCTATTCCTCGAAACGTGGCGGCCGGAACATGGTAACGCTGATCGCCTGA
- a CDS encoding phytase, whose amino-acid sequence MTTTFRAAATPLTFAVMLLTLTGCMARETPVAQRIAASAPAVMVTARAETEPVGTANADAADDPAIWRNPADPAASLIVGTDKKAGLYVYGLDGKVRDFHDAGRVNNVDLADGVTIAGKAGILVVASDRNDVANARLALFRLDPVTTKLAALGTVSAGSGEAYGVCLYRDGAGLYAFAVLKDGTINQVAIDASGAAPTAQIVRTMKLATQSEGCAADNRTGRLYVAEEDVGLWRFDARADAPVTATKVGAADGKNLVADAEGVALAPIGARGGYVLVSSQGDNAYSVYGLADDRYIGRFRIAAGKVGSTEETDGIDLILGDFGPAYPGGLFVAQDGQNAAGAQNFKLVAWGDIAKALGLGDGRP is encoded by the coding sequence ATGACGACCACCTTTCGCGCGGCCGCGACGCCGCTGACATTTGCCGTGATGCTGCTCACCCTGACGGGCTGCATGGCGCGGGAAACGCCGGTCGCCCAGCGCATCGCCGCCTCCGCCCCGGCCGTCATGGTTACGGCGCGCGCCGAGACCGAGCCGGTCGGCACCGCCAACGCCGATGCCGCCGACGACCCCGCCATCTGGCGCAACCCCGCCGATCCCGCCGCCAGCCTGATCGTCGGCACCGACAAGAAGGCCGGGCTCTATGTCTACGGCCTCGACGGCAAGGTGCGCGATTTCCACGACGCGGGCCGGGTCAACAATGTCGATCTGGCGGACGGCGTGACGATCGCGGGCAAGGCCGGCATCCTCGTGGTCGCCAGCGACCGCAACGACGTCGCCAACGCCAGGCTGGCCCTGTTCCGGCTCGATCCCGTCACCACGAAGCTGGCTGCGCTCGGCACGGTCAGCGCCGGCAGCGGCGAGGCCTATGGCGTCTGCCTCTATCGCGACGGTGCCGGGCTCTACGCCTTTGCCGTGCTGAAGGACGGCACGATCAACCAGGTCGCCATCGACGCCTCCGGCGCCGCGCCGACCGCGCAGATCGTGCGCACCATGAAGCTCGCCACCCAGTCCGAAGGCTGCGCGGCCGACAACCGCACCGGCCGGCTGTACGTGGCCGAGGAGGACGTCGGCCTCTGGCGCTTCGACGCCCGCGCCGACGCGCCCGTCACCGCGACCAAGGTCGGCGCGGCCGACGGCAAGAATCTGGTCGCCGATGCCGAGGGCGTCGCCCTCGCCCCGATCGGCGCGCGCGGCGGCTATGTGCTGGTCTCCAGCCAGGGCGACAATGCCTACAGCGTCTACGGCCTGGCCGACGACCGCTATATCGGCCGCTTCCGCATCGCCGCCGGCAAGGTGGGATCGACCGAGGAAACCGACGGCATCGACCTGATCCTCGGCGATTTCGGCCCCGCCTATCCCGGCGGGCTCTTCGTGGCGCAGGACGGCCAGAACGCCGCCGGGGCGCAGAATTTCAAGCTGGTGGCTTGGGGCGATATCGCGAAGGCGCTGGGGCTGGGCGACGGAAGGCCATGA
- a CDS encoding TonB-dependent receptor produces the protein MNNSSARRSIAACRIGALLASTALVAGTAYAAAPEPEPVAAAAEEQTDIVVTGTRPIAESEAAALQVQRNSDSLVSVAASDAVGRLPDQNIAQATSRLPGVSVERDQGQARYINLRGAPKTWTTLSFDGINVVSPEGRDARFDSIPSAIAGKIIVSKAVTPDMPGETVAGNVNVVTRSAFDYRGFHMAGKGGLGFAELGDRKEYEANGVISDRFQTGMGEFGVLLSGSYYERNMITDNFETDYEPVSRDARPGNATRFWAHEAENKLYRLTRKNWSVSGRLDWKPDDANTISLRSIYTIFTDDEARDNYRFDLDDREADLVANTAACTVTPNATPTTSGYADVCIGNTPQKGTVYGIDIRQRSTLRAFRQSVFTNTLAGDHRFGDGGWKLSWVANYTESKDDRSVVGEATWDSPGTRNLRPTVTYDFSNPNRSSLSLFRTIQLASPTRYQAGDAVTAIDSFTKPLSSFTVLDAVDTTKAYTGKVVLARQAEMFGGDSEFKLGFQFDQRTKVADERNIVLNTAAQFATAGLPTDYNQFSLDRSFLGEIPMGYTFRYFDIAKMQAASDAATKNFAFTPVTANNYDVREQVYAGFAMGTVRYDWGSVVGGVRVEHLKNRGTALATLGAATPGLVTAESEQTLVFPSLHVNYNVDETKKLRLSFNSGAARADYDQLRPNVVISDTNQTISGGNPGVKPERAYGVDAYFEWYMRPQGYLMVGVFYKKVKDVLYNQSRTFGSNALDTGGIDRSGYVFSGITNDGDGRLYGMEAAAQLQLEPWTANLGLPDFMGGFGVSANVTLNDSKVTKPASGAIPARKVRLPGASDFVYNIGAYYEKYGISLRLQYQNRGKWLDTIADSLADAGDTYWAADDELDFSARYAITKNVEVFFDASNLLNHPGRRFSDPGNLLTASGIASPSTSSQTIEWERFGRRYTGGFRFNF, from the coding sequence GTGAACAACTCATCCGCTCGGCGGAGCATCGCCGCGTGCCGTATCGGCGCGCTTCTCGCCTCGACCGCGCTCGTGGCGGGCACCGCTTATGCGGCGGCACCGGAGCCGGAACCCGTGGCCGCCGCGGCCGAGGAGCAGACGGACATCGTCGTCACCGGCACGCGCCCGATCGCGGAATCGGAGGCGGCGGCGCTTCAGGTGCAGCGCAATTCGGATTCGCTCGTCAGCGTCGCCGCTTCCGATGCGGTCGGCCGCCTGCCCGACCAGAATATCGCGCAGGCCACCAGCCGCCTGCCGGGCGTCAGCGTCGAGCGCGATCAGGGGCAGGCGCGCTACATCAACCTGCGCGGCGCGCCCAAGACCTGGACGACGCTGTCGTTCGACGGGATCAACGTGGTGAGCCCCGAGGGCCGGGACGCGCGCTTCGATTCCATCCCCTCGGCGATCGCGGGCAAGATCATCGTGTCGAAGGCGGTGACCCCGGACATGCCGGGCGAGACCGTCGCCGGCAACGTCAACGTCGTCACCCGCTCGGCCTTCGACTATCGCGGCTTCCACATGGCCGGGAAGGGCGGGCTGGGCTTCGCCGAACTGGGCGATCGCAAGGAATATGAGGCCAACGGCGTCATCTCCGATCGCTTCCAGACCGGCATGGGCGAATTCGGTGTGCTGCTGTCGGGCAGCTATTACGAACGCAACATGATCACCGACAATTTCGAGACCGATTACGAGCCGGTCTCGCGCGATGCCCGCCCGGGCAACGCCACCCGCTTCTGGGCGCATGAGGCGGAGAACAAGCTTTACCGCCTGACCCGCAAGAACTGGTCGGTCTCGGGCCGGCTCGACTGGAAGCCGGACGACGCCAACACCATCTCGCTGCGCTCGATCTACACGATCTTCACCGATGACGAGGCGCGCGACAATTATCGCTTCGACCTCGACGACCGCGAGGCCGACCTCGTCGCCAACACCGCCGCCTGCACCGTCACGCCGAACGCGACGCCGACCACCTCGGGCTATGCCGACGTCTGCATCGGCAACACGCCGCAGAAGGGCACGGTCTATGGTATCGACATCCGCCAGCGTTCGACCCTGCGCGCCTTCCGCCAGTCGGTCTTCACCAACACGCTGGCGGGCGACCATCGCTTCGGCGACGGCGGCTGGAAACTGTCGTGGGTGGCCAATTACACCGAATCGAAGGACGATCGCTCGGTCGTCGGCGAGGCGACGTGGGACAGCCCGGGCACGCGCAACCTGCGCCCGACGGTGACCTATGATTTCTCCAATCCGAACCGGTCGAGCCTGAGCCTGTTCCGCACCATCCAGCTCGCCAGCCCGACCCGCTATCAGGCGGGCGACGCGGTCACCGCGATCGACAGCTTCACCAAGCCGCTTTCGTCCTTCACCGTGCTCGACGCGGTGGATACGACCAAGGCCTATACCGGCAAGGTCGTGCTGGCGCGCCAGGCCGAGATGTTCGGCGGCGACAGCGAGTTCAAGCTGGGCTTCCAGTTCGACCAGCGCACCAAGGTGGCCGACGAGCGGAACATCGTGCTGAACACCGCCGCGCAATTCGCCACGGCGGGCTTGCCGACCGATTACAACCAATTCTCGCTCGACCGGTCGTTCCTCGGCGAGATCCCGATGGGCTACACCTTCCGCTACTTCGACATCGCCAAGATGCAGGCGGCGTCGGATGCGGCGACGAAGAATTTCGCCTTCACGCCGGTCACCGCCAACAATTACGACGTGCGCGAGCAGGTCTACGCCGGCTTCGCGATGGGCACGGTGCGCTATGACTGGGGTTCGGTGGTGGGCGGCGTGCGCGTCGAGCATCTGAAGAACCGGGGCACCGCGCTCGCCACGCTCGGCGCGGCGACGCCGGGGCTGGTGACGGCCGAGAGCGAGCAGACGCTCGTGTTCCCCAGCCTGCACGTCAATTACAATGTCGACGAGACCAAGAAGCTGCGCCTGTCGTTCAACAGCGGCGCGGCGCGGGCGGATTACGATCAGCTTCGCCCGAACGTCGTCATCAGCGATACCAACCAGACGATTTCGGGCGGCAATCCGGGCGTGAAGCCCGAGCGGGCCTATGGCGTCGACGCTTACTTCGAATGGTATATGCGGCCGCAGGGTTATCTGATGGTCGGCGTCTTCTACAAGAAGGTGAAGGACGTCCTCTACAACCAATCGCGCACCTTCGGCTCGAACGCGCTGGATACCGGCGGGATCGATCGGTCTGGCTATGTCTTCTCGGGCATCACCAACGACGGCGACGGGCGGCTGTATGGCATGGAAGCGGCGGCGCAGCTCCAGCTCGAGCCGTGGACGGCCAACCTCGGCCTGCCCGATTTCATGGGCGGCTTCGGCGTCTCGGCGAACGTGACGCTCAACGACAGCAAGGTGACCAAGCCGGCGTCCGGCGCGATCCCGGCGCGCAAGGTGCGGCTGCCGGGCGCCTCCGATTTCGTCTACAATATCGGGGCCTATTACGAGAAGTACGGCATCTCGCTGCGCCTGCAATATCAGAACCGGGGCAAGTGGCTGGATACGATCGCCGACAGCCTGGCGGACGCGGGTGATACTTATTGGGCGGCGGACGACGAACTCGATTTCTCGGCGCGCTATGCGATCACCAAGAATGTCGAAGTGTTCTTCGACGCCTCCAACCTGCTCAACCATCCGGGTCGCCGTTTCTCCGATCCCGGCAACCTGCTGACCGCGAGCGGCATCGCCTCGCCCAGCACGAGCAGCCAGACGATCGAATGGGAGCGGTTCGGCCGCCGCTACACGGGCGGCTTCCGCTTCAACTTCTGA
- a CDS encoding NAD(P)/FAD-dependent oxidoreductase: MTRYDVVIVGGGHGGAQAAVALRQAKFEGTIAIVGDEPELPYERPPLSKDYFSGEKAFERILIRQPAFWEERQVAMLLGRKVVSVDPAARSITTADGETIGYGDLIWATGGSPRKLTCSGHDLIGVHGVRTRADVDRMTGELAGTTRVVVIGGGYIGLEAAAVLAKFGKQVTVLEALDRVLARVAGEPLSRFYEAEHRAHGVDVRLGAKVECIEEAEGRVTGVRLADGEILACEMVIVGIGIIPAVEPLLAAGAEGGNGVAVDAQCRTSLPHIYAIGDCALHANPFAGDMPIRLESVQNANDQATVAAKTILGQEVAYHAVPWFWSNQYDLRLQTVGLSTGHEQAVLRGDPATRSFSIVYLKDGKVIALDCVNATKDYVQGKALVVGAVALPAERLADAAVPLKELAAA; encoded by the coding sequence ATGACGCGATACGATGTGGTGATCGTGGGTGGCGGGCATGGCGGTGCGCAGGCGGCGGTGGCACTGCGGCAGGCCAAGTTCGAGGGGACGATCGCGATCGTCGGCGACGAGCCGGAGCTGCCCTATGAGCGGCCCCCGCTGTCGAAGGACTATTTCTCCGGCGAGAAGGCGTTCGAGCGCATCCTGATCCGACAGCCCGCCTTCTGGGAGGAGCGGCAGGTGGCGATGCTGCTCGGCCGCAAGGTCGTGTCGGTCGATCCCGCGGCGCGGAGCATCACGACGGCGGACGGCGAGACGATCGGCTATGGCGACCTGATCTGGGCCACCGGCGGCTCACCCCGCAAGCTGACCTGCTCGGGCCACGACCTGATCGGCGTCCACGGCGTGCGCACCCGCGCCGATGTCGATCGGATGACCGGAGAGCTGGCCGGCACCACCCGCGTCGTCGTGATCGGCGGCGGCTATATCGGGCTGGAGGCCGCCGCCGTGCTGGCCAAGTTCGGCAAGCAGGTGACGGTGCTGGAGGCGCTCGACCGGGTGCTGGCCCGCGTCGCCGGCGAGCCCTTGTCTCGCTTCTACGAGGCCGAGCATCGCGCCCATGGCGTCGACGTGCGGCTGGGCGCGAAGGTCGAATGTATCGAGGAGGCCGAGGGCCGGGTCACCGGCGTGCGGCTGGCCGATGGCGAGATCCTGGCCTGCGAGATGGTGATCGTCGGCATCGGCATCATCCCCGCCGTCGAGCCGCTGCTGGCGGCGGGTGCCGAGGGCGGCAATGGCGTCGCGGTCGATGCGCAATGCCGCACCAGCCTGCCGCACATCTACGCCATCGGCGACTGCGCGCTCCACGCCAATCCCTTCGCCGGAGACATGCCGATCCGCCTGGAATCGGTCCAGAACGCCAACGATCAGGCGACCGTCGCGGCCAAGACCATTCTCGGGCAGGAGGTGGCCTATCACGCCGTGCCGTGGTTCTGGTCCAACCAATATGATCTGCGCCTCCAGACGGTGGGCCTGTCCACCGGCCACGAGCAGGCGGTGCTGCGTGGCGACCCCGCGACCCGCAGCTTCTCGATCGTCTATCTGAAGGACGGCAAGGTCATCGCGCTCGATTGCGTCAACGCCACCAAGGACTACGTCCAGGGAAAGGCGCTGGTCGTCGGCGCCGTAGCATTGCCGGCCGAGCGGCTCGCCGATGCCGCCGTGCCGCTCAAGGAGCTGGCGGCCGCCTGA
- a CDS encoding helix-turn-helix transcriptional regulator, which yields MTERMAKLDRLLALVHALSETGEGLTLGEMAERLGVNRRTAERMRDVIATHFDLEEIADDRRKRFLIRDSLRRVYTRPTPAEVAALQAEAEGQRAAGRTARADQLASLLAKVKGALDDRERRRIDPDLDALARLQRTMVAAGPIATVAPETLTIVQRAILAGCCIEFDYATEDRPEPRWRRVIPYGLVHGPLTYLLGKMPGRDEEPVYFRLDRMSDTRLSETLGCAPEDWDIDGWLAESFAVWRDEKQDVVLRVPASSAARARGWRFHRHQQVEPLDDGGMRIRFSSGGMRELAEHLFSWGGELVIEGPVLLCETMRERIAAAQAMVPSARPEQA from the coding sequence ATGACCGAACGGATGGCGAAGCTGGATCGGTTGCTGGCGCTGGTCCATGCCCTGTCCGAAACCGGCGAGGGGCTGACGCTGGGCGAGATGGCCGAGCGGCTGGGGGTCAACCGGCGGACGGCGGAGCGGATGCGCGATGTGATCGCGACGCATTTCGATCTGGAGGAGATCGCCGACGATCGCCGCAAGCGGTTCCTGATCCGCGACAGCCTGCGCCGCGTCTATACCCGCCCGACGCCCGCCGAAGTGGCGGCGCTCCAGGCCGAGGCCGAGGGCCAGCGCGCGGCCGGGCGGACGGCGCGGGCCGACCAGCTCGCCAGCCTGCTCGCCAAGGTGAAGGGTGCGCTCGACGATCGGGAGAGGCGGCGGATCGACCCCGATCTCGACGCGCTCGCGCGGTTGCAGCGCACGATGGTCGCCGCCGGGCCGATCGCGACCGTCGCGCCGGAAACGCTGACGATCGTGCAGCGCGCGATCCTCGCCGGCTGTTGCATCGAATTCGATTATGCGACCGAGGATCGGCCCGAACCGCGCTGGCGTCGGGTGATCCCCTATGGGCTGGTGCACGGCCCGCTGACCTATCTGCTGGGCAAGATGCCGGGACGCGACGAGGAGCCGGTCTATTTCCGGCTCGACCGGATGAGCGATACGCGGCTGAGCGAGACGCTGGGCTGTGCGCCCGAGGATTGGGATATCGACGGGTGGCTGGCCGAGAGTTTCGCGGTGTGGCGCGATGAGAAGCAGGATGTCGTGCTGCGCGTGCCGGCCAGTTCCGCCGCGCGGGCGCGGGGCTGGCGCTTCCATCGCCACCAACAGGTCGAGCCGCTGGACGACGGCGGGATGCGCATCCGTTTCTCGTCGGGCGGAATGCGCGAACTGGCCGAGCATCTGTTCAGCTGGGGCGGCGAACTGGTGATCGAGGGGCCGGTCCTGCTGTGCGAGACGATGCGCGAGCGGATCGCGGCGGCGCAGGCGATGGTGCCGTCCGCGAGGCCGGAACAGGCATGA
- the arr gene encoding NAD(+)--rifampin ADP-ribosyltransferase produces the protein MRAHEVPPGTTFYHGTKADLKIGELLVPGHRSNFIERRLKHIYFSAMLGAATWGAELALGAGRGRIYIVEPTGPFEDDPNLTDKKFPGNVTASYRSTAPLRVVGELEDWQGHTTEELRAMKEGLARLKADGRDTIEE, from the coding sequence TTGCGGGCACATGAAGTTCCACCAGGGACAACCTTCTATCACGGCACGAAGGCAGACCTGAAGATCGGCGAGCTGCTTGTGCCCGGCCACCGCAGCAACTTCATTGAGCGCCGACTCAAGCACATTTACTTCTCGGCGATGCTCGGGGCAGCGACCTGGGGCGCTGAGCTAGCCTTGGGCGCGGGACGGGGCCGCATCTATATCGTCGAGCCGACCGGCCCCTTTGAGGACGATCCCAACCTGACCGATAAGAAGTTCCCGGGAAACGTGACCGCCTCTTATCGCTCGACTGCTCCGTTGCGCGTTGTGGGCGAGCTTGAGGACTGGCAGGGTCATACAACCGAGGAACTACGAGCGATGAAGGAAGGGCTTGCCCGACTTAAGGCTGACGGCAGGGATACCATCGAAGAATAG